The proteins below come from a single Beutenbergia cavernae DSM 12333 genomic window:
- a CDS encoding GNAT family N-acetyltransferase codes for MTSQTRLVPVLEGDMVRLRPLGPQDADAMWDGLDDAESMRLTGTTATFTREQIDEWAATIADRPGRFDWAITHDGDAYRGEIVLNNLDDDARSATLRLAVDAGHRGRGYGREAMQLVLRFAFAPPPEGLGLHRVGLDVLSINPRAQSLYESLGFVVEGRQREVYPDPDHPGRWADAIIMGMLDEDFEAASADW; via the coding sequence ATGACCTCTCAGACACGTCTCGTTCCCGTCCTCGAGGGCGACATGGTGCGACTCCGCCCGCTCGGACCCCAGGACGCCGACGCCATGTGGGACGGCCTCGACGACGCCGAGTCGATGCGCCTCACCGGCACGACCGCGACATTCACCCGCGAGCAGATCGACGAGTGGGCCGCGACGATCGCGGACCGCCCGGGCCGCTTCGACTGGGCGATCACGCATGACGGCGACGCCTACCGCGGCGAGATCGTCCTCAACAACCTCGACGACGACGCCCGGTCCGCCACCCTGAGGCTCGCCGTCGATGCGGGTCACCGCGGGCGGGGCTACGGACGGGAAGCGATGCAGCTCGTGCTGCGGTTCGCGTTCGCGCCCCCGCCCGAGGGCCTCGGGCTGCACCGCGTCGGCCTCGACGTCCTGTCGATCAACCCGCGCGCGCAGTCTCTCTACGAGAGCCTGGGCTTCGTCGTCGAGGGGCGGCAGCGGGAGGTGTACCCCGATCCGGATCACCCCGGCCGCTGGGCCGACGCGATCATCATGGGCATGCTCGACGAGGACTTCGAGGCGGCCAGCGCCGACTGGTGA
- a CDS encoding metal ABC transporter substrate-binding protein — protein MFGGPNFRVVRAAALLLGAAAAVAGCAAFTESGGEPAGTDGERPLVLTTFSVLGDMAANVAGDHLDVASIVPVGAEIHGYEPTAQDVVRAQGADLILDNGLGLEAWFTRFTDRTGTPSVTLSEGLATVPIAGTDDVNPHAWMSPEGAVHYVHAMAEAFAELDPAHAGDYARNADGYVDRIEEIGTRADDVLAGIPPEHRLLVTCEGAFSYLARDIGLEEAYLWPVNADADPTAQHVADVTRLVIERELPAVFCESTVSDAVQSQVAAESGARLAGPLYVDSLSEADGEVPTYLDLLAHDLEVIAEGLAGGAR, from the coding sequence ATGTTCGGTGGCCCAAACTTCCGCGTCGTCCGTGCAGCTGCCCTGCTGCTCGGCGCGGCGGCCGCCGTCGCCGGGTGCGCCGCGTTCACGGAGTCGGGCGGCGAGCCCGCGGGCACCGACGGCGAGCGCCCGCTCGTGCTCACGACGTTCAGCGTGCTCGGGGACATGGCCGCCAACGTCGCGGGCGACCACCTCGACGTGGCCTCGATCGTGCCCGTGGGTGCGGAGATCCACGGGTACGAGCCGACCGCGCAGGACGTCGTGCGGGCCCAGGGCGCCGATCTGATCCTGGACAACGGGCTCGGTCTGGAAGCGTGGTTCACGCGCTTCACCGACCGCACCGGCACGCCGTCGGTCACGCTCAGCGAGGGCCTCGCGACGGTGCCGATCGCGGGGACCGACGACGTCAACCCGCACGCCTGGATGAGCCCCGAGGGCGCCGTCCACTACGTGCACGCGATGGCCGAGGCGTTCGCGGAGCTCGACCCGGCGCATGCCGGCGACTACGCGCGCAACGCCGACGGCTACGTGGACCGGATCGAGGAGATCGGCACGCGGGCCGACGACGTGCTGGCCGGCATCCCGCCCGAGCATCGCCTTCTCGTGACGTGCGAGGGCGCGTTCAGCTACCTGGCGCGGGACATCGGCCTCGAGGAGGCGTACCTGTGGCCGGTCAACGCCGACGCCGACCCGACGGCGCAGCACGTCGCCGACGTCACGCGGCTCGTCATCGAGCGCGAGCTCCCGGCCGTGTTCTGCGAGTCGACCGTCTCGGACGCCGTGCAGTCCCAGGTGGCCGCCGAGTCGGGAGCACGCCTCGCGGGCCCGCTCTACGTGGACTCCCTGTCGGAGGCCGACGGCGAGGTCCCCACGTACCTGGACCTGCTCGCGCACGATCTCGAGGTCATCGCCGAGGGCCTGGCGGGAGGGGCACGGTGA
- a CDS encoding metal ABC transporter ATP-binding protein, with protein MSGTLEVRGAVVRYGDVTALDGADLTLVPGRITGLVGTNGSGKSTLFKAIMGLVPLAGGVVTYDGAPLARARRRGVLGFVPQSEEVDQGFPLAVRDVVAMGRYAGLGPTRRLRAPDHAALAEALDAVDLEDLAHRQIGRLSGGQRKRAFVARVLAQRAQVLLLDEPFAGVDVVSERTISRVLRQRADDGAAVLIASHDLVALPGLADDAVLLQRHVVARGTPAEVLAPEVLARVFVESEERREVPGVGARG; from the coding sequence GTGAGCGGCACGCTCGAGGTGCGCGGCGCCGTCGTCCGCTACGGCGACGTGACGGCGCTCGACGGGGCGGACCTGACCCTCGTGCCCGGCCGGATCACCGGCCTGGTGGGCACGAACGGCTCGGGCAAGTCCACGCTGTTCAAGGCGATCATGGGGCTGGTCCCGCTCGCTGGTGGCGTCGTGACGTACGACGGCGCGCCGCTCGCGCGTGCCCGGCGGCGCGGGGTGCTGGGCTTCGTCCCGCAGTCGGAGGAGGTCGACCAGGGTTTCCCGCTCGCGGTGCGCGACGTCGTCGCCATGGGCAGGTACGCGGGGCTCGGGCCTACCCGGCGACTGCGCGCACCCGACCACGCCGCCCTCGCCGAGGCGCTCGACGCCGTCGACCTGGAGGACCTCGCCCACCGCCAGATCGGGCGACTCTCGGGCGGCCAGCGCAAGCGGGCGTTCGTCGCCCGCGTGCTCGCCCAGCGCGCGCAGGTCCTGCTGCTCGACGAGCCGTTCGCGGGCGTCGACGTCGTCAGCGAGCGCACGATCTCGCGGGTCCTCCGCCAGCGGGCCGACGACGGCGCGGCGGTGCTGATCGCGAGCCACGACCTCGTCGCGCTCCCGGGTCTCGCGGACGACGCGGTGCTGCTCCAGCGGCACGTCGTCGCGCGCGGCACCCCGGCCGAGGTGCTGGCCCCCGAGGTGCTGGCTCGCGTGTTCGTCGAGTCCGAGGAGCGGCGCGAGGTGCCGGGCGTGGGGGCGCGGGGATGA
- a CDS encoding metal ABC transporter permease, with the protein MSHVIDVLVDPLALGLMQRAFLVTAAAAIVCALLSCWLVLIGWSLMGDALSHAVLPGVVLAYVVGVPFTLGALAFGLAAAGLIGVVRDRTRLAEDAAIGVVFTTLFALGLVLVSLNPAQVDLQHILLGNVLGVSVADTIQVLALAAVTTTVLLVKRRDLTLYAFDPTYAHAIGLSPRRIAALLLGLLALTIVVALQAIGVILVVAMLVIPGATARLLTERFGVMLVVAPATALACAVVGLYLSYYAGVSSGGAVVLAQGVLFGVVALVTQLRRRRPAGGPTAHAASAEAALRSGV; encoded by the coding sequence ATGAGTCATGTGATCGACGTGCTCGTCGACCCGCTCGCGCTCGGCCTCATGCAGCGCGCGTTCCTCGTGACGGCGGCCGCAGCGATCGTGTGCGCGCTCCTGTCGTGCTGGCTCGTCCTCATCGGCTGGTCGCTCATGGGGGACGCGCTGTCGCACGCCGTGCTCCCCGGGGTCGTGCTCGCGTACGTCGTCGGCGTCCCGTTCACGCTCGGCGCCCTCGCGTTCGGCCTCGCGGCCGCGGGGCTGATCGGCGTCGTCCGCGACCGGACGCGCCTGGCGGAGGACGCCGCCATCGGCGTGGTGTTCACGACGTTGTTCGCGCTCGGTCTCGTGCTGGTCTCGCTCAACCCCGCCCAGGTCGACCTCCAGCACATCCTGCTCGGCAACGTGCTCGGCGTCTCCGTCGCCGACACGATCCAGGTGCTCGCGCTCGCGGCCGTCACGACGACGGTGCTCCTGGTCAAGCGGCGCGACCTCACGCTGTACGCGTTCGACCCGACGTACGCGCACGCGATCGGCCTGTCCCCGCGCCGGATCGCGGCACTGCTGCTCGGGCTGCTGGCGCTGACGATCGTCGTCGCGCTCCAGGCGATCGGCGTCATCCTCGTCGTCGCGATGCTCGTGATCCCCGGCGCGACGGCGCGGCTGCTCACGGAGCGCTTCGGCGTCATGCTCGTCGTGGCTCCGGCGACGGCGCTGGCCTGCGCGGTCGTCGGCCTGTACCTCAGCTACTACGCGGGTGTCTCGAGCGGCGGAGCGGTGGTCCTCGCCCAGGGTGTGCTCTTCGGCGTCGTCGCCCTCGTGACCCAGCTGCGCCGCCGACGCCCGGCGGGCGGGCCGACGGCGCACGCTGCCTCCGCCGAGGCGGCCCTACGCTCGGGGGTATGA
- a CDS encoding metal-dependent transcriptional regulator, translating into MTSPSRASDVSAVAQDYLKLVWNAQEWSDAPLTTKRLAERLGVTAGTVSEGVRKLSEAGLIDHPRYGQIALTDAGREVALAVVRRHRLIETLLVETFGYSWDEVHDEAEVLEHAVSDAFVERIAAHLGHPERDPHGDPIPTADGEIRIPAARPVSDLAVGEGGVVTRVSDAAGDLLQYFAEVGLVPDAHVSVVERNDGAALLGLRVRGGEASGDDGAASETSVPLALPAAHAIWVVPA; encoded by the coding sequence ATGACGAGCCCTTCACGTGCGTCAGACGTGTCCGCCGTCGCGCAGGACTACCTCAAGCTCGTGTGGAACGCGCAGGAGTGGTCGGACGCGCCGCTGACGACGAAGCGCCTCGCGGAGCGCCTCGGCGTCACCGCGGGGACCGTGTCGGAGGGGGTCCGCAAGCTCAGCGAGGCCGGTCTCATCGACCACCCGCGGTACGGCCAGATCGCGCTGACGGACGCGGGCCGCGAGGTGGCGCTCGCCGTCGTGCGCCGCCACCGCCTCATCGAGACGCTGCTCGTCGAGACGTTCGGGTACTCGTGGGACGAGGTGCACGACGAGGCCGAGGTGCTCGAGCACGCGGTCTCGGACGCGTTCGTCGAGCGGATCGCCGCGCACCTGGGGCACCCCGAGCGGGACCCGCACGGCGACCCGATCCCGACCGCCGACGGCGAGATCCGGATCCCGGCGGCCCGGCCGGTGAGCGACCTGGCGGTGGGGGAGGGCGGCGTCGTCACGCGCGTGTCCGACGCCGCGGGTGACCTCCTGCAGTACTTCGCCGAGGTCGGTCTCGTCCCCGACGCGCACGTGAGCGTCGTCGAGCGCAACGACGGCGCGGCACTGCTCGGGCTGCGCGTGCGAGGTGGGGAGGCCAGCGGCGACGACGGCGCGGCGTCCGAGACCAGCGTCCCGCTCGCGCTGCCCGCGGCCCACGCGATCTGGGTCGTTCCCGCGTGA
- a CDS encoding DUF1361 domain-containing protein → MIGQAIAVGGLGVLALNVYAVVLIVVRSRAWGTRLYRPMLLNVALSTIPILLAIGMIVGTLVLLAAEPGRVRLPVAYLIVSGLAFVVFFPNSVYLITELNFSHRRSDDAVPLWFDIVMTLTLTLSGIVNAIVALAFVQTFAIVFRAAGEIPATPPWWSWAVTAGVLVLGCLGVYLGRRLRFNSWDAARPWLVVSRLVAYLRPRGRMRELVRFVGAHAVLLVVLYVMVYFPIYVLVIGWALDSG, encoded by the coding sequence ATGATCGGCCAGGCGATCGCCGTCGGTGGCCTCGGCGTCCTGGCGCTCAACGTCTACGCCGTCGTCCTGATCGTCGTCCGTTCCCGCGCGTGGGGGACGCGCCTGTACCGACCGATGCTGCTCAACGTCGCGCTGTCGACGATCCCGATCCTGCTCGCGATCGGGATGATCGTGGGCACGCTCGTGCTGCTCGCCGCGGAACCCGGTCGCGTGCGGCTGCCCGTGGCGTACCTCATCGTCAGCGGGCTGGCGTTCGTCGTCTTCTTCCCGAACTCCGTGTACCTGATCACCGAGCTGAACTTCTCCCACCGACGCTCGGACGATGCCGTCCCGTTGTGGTTCGACATCGTGATGACGCTGACGCTCACCCTGTCGGGGATCGTCAACGCCATCGTGGCGCTGGCGTTCGTGCAGACGTTCGCCATCGTGTTCCGGGCCGCGGGAGAGATCCCGGCCACGCCGCCGTGGTGGTCGTGGGCGGTGACGGCGGGGGTGCTCGTGCTCGGCTGCCTCGGCGTCTACCTCGGCCGCCGCCTGAGGTTCAACAGCTGGGACGCGGCCCGCCCGTGGCTCGTGGTGAGCCGGCTGGTCGCGTACCTGCGGCCGCGGGGCCGGATGCGTGAGCTGGTCCGCTTCGTCGGCGCGCACGCGGTGCTCCTCGTCGTCCTGTACGTGATGGTCTACTTCCCGATCTACGTGCTGGTCATCGGGTGGGCGCTCGACTCGGGCTGA
- a CDS encoding exo-beta-N-acetylmuramidase NamZ family protein — translation MPSLSATTTFARRTALVRTGLDRAVEDPGLLGAEPIAMVCNYTSVTADLRRGVDALAALGGVDIRAICVPEHGYWGAVQAGESEAGAPDVRTGIPIVDTYLVEGEALERLLAGTGAARIVLDLQDIGSRFYTYIWTMLDVMCAAANASLAVTVLDRPNPIGAGRAAGPGLLEECASFVGRENVPLVHGLTIGELARWFAAEFVPARTGREVALDVVAMDGPGDATGDAAATGMTWVPPSPNMPSPTTARLYPGTCLVEGTLLSEGRGTTSPFETVGAPWLDGRFADALAERELPGVAVREAWFRPVFSKHAGELCGGVQLHVTRPEDLDPLGIGFELLAVARRVAPDEPLWRQQSEAGRPPFADLLWGSPALRTGIDAGQDLAAVLAASPEPLEPPESVRLYPRATPSEEAGER, via the coding sequence ATGCCCTCCCTGTCAGCGACGACAACGTTCGCGCGCCGCACCGCTCTCGTCCGCACGGGTCTCGACCGAGCCGTCGAGGACCCGGGCCTCCTCGGTGCCGAGCCGATCGCCATGGTGTGCAACTACACGTCGGTGACCGCCGACCTGCGTCGCGGCGTCGACGCGCTCGCGGCTCTCGGCGGCGTCGACATCCGCGCCATCTGCGTGCCGGAGCACGGCTACTGGGGTGCCGTGCAGGCGGGCGAGAGCGAGGCGGGGGCGCCGGACGTCCGCACCGGCATCCCGATCGTGGACACGTACCTCGTGGAGGGGGAGGCGCTGGAGCGGCTGCTCGCCGGGACCGGTGCCGCCCGCATCGTCCTGGACCTGCAGGACATCGGCTCCCGGTTCTACACCTACATCTGGACGATGCTCGACGTGATGTGTGCCGCGGCGAACGCCTCGCTCGCGGTCACCGTCCTCGACCGCCCGAACCCGATCGGCGCCGGCCGCGCGGCCGGGCCGGGCCTGCTCGAGGAGTGCGCGAGCTTCGTCGGCCGCGAGAACGTCCCGCTCGTGCACGGCCTGACGATCGGGGAGCTCGCCCGCTGGTTCGCCGCCGAGTTCGTGCCGGCGCGGACCGGGCGCGAGGTCGCTCTCGACGTCGTCGCGATGGACGGGCCGGGCGACGCCACCGGCGACGCCGCCGCCACCGGGATGACCTGGGTGCCGCCGTCGCCGAACATGCCCAGCCCGACGACGGCGCGGCTCTACCCGGGTACGTGCCTGGTCGAGGGGACGCTCCTGTCGGAGGGCCGGGGGACGACGTCGCCGTTCGAGACGGTCGGCGCGCCCTGGCTCGACGGACGCTTCGCCGACGCGCTCGCCGAGCGGGAGCTGCCCGGCGTCGCCGTCCGCGAGGCGTGGTTCCGGCCGGTGTTCTCCAAGCACGCGGGCGAGCTGTGCGGCGGCGTGCAGCTGCACGTCACGCGGCCCGAGGACCTCGATCCGCTGGGCATCGGGTTCGAGCTGCTCGCCGTCGCACGGCGCGTGGCGCCCGACGAGCCGCTGTGGCGGCAGCAGAGCGAGGCGGGACGGCCGCCGTTCGCCGACCTCCTCTGGGGGTCGCCGGCCCTGCGTACCGGGATCGACGCCGGGCAGGACCTCGCGGCTGTCCTCGCCGCGAGCCCCGAGCCGCTCGAGCCGCCCGAGTCGGTCCGGCTCTATCCTCGCGCCACGCCCTCGGAAGAAGCAGGTGAGCGATGA
- a CDS encoding MurR/RpiR family transcriptional regulator has translation MSIQSSIQSRLDQFAPSMRRVAEAILERPQVVLEKTISELASQCETSETTIVRFCRTLGLTGYVQLRLELATEIGRENAQRGELGDHGADILAEDGLAAMAAKIAFTDTLGIEETLASLDIEHLERVVDAIDTAGRSVTYGVGSSGSSAADLQRKLFRIGRVAFTFDDPHDAVTAAALSSPGDVAVAFSHSGATREALAFLATAGKHGARTVAVTNSAESALARAADIVLVTSVRETQFRSGAMASRIAQLMIVDCIFVGVAQRRYDQTVDALKSTYAAAQELRS, from the coding sequence ATGAGCATCCAGAGCTCGATCCAGTCTCGGCTCGACCAGTTCGCGCCGTCGATGCGGCGGGTCGCGGAGGCGATCCTCGAGCGTCCCCAGGTGGTGCTGGAGAAGACCATCAGCGAGCTCGCCTCGCAGTGCGAGACGTCGGAGACCACCATCGTCCGGTTCTGCCGGACGCTCGGGCTGACCGGGTACGTGCAGCTGCGGCTCGAGCTCGCCACCGAGATCGGCCGCGAGAACGCCCAGCGCGGCGAGCTCGGCGACCACGGGGCGGACATCCTGGCCGAGGACGGGCTCGCCGCGATGGCGGCGAAGATCGCGTTCACCGACACGCTCGGGATCGAGGAGACGCTCGCCAGCCTGGACATCGAGCACCTGGAGCGCGTCGTCGACGCCATCGACACCGCCGGCCGGAGCGTGACGTACGGCGTCGGCTCGAGCGGTTCGAGCGCGGCCGACCTCCAGCGCAAGCTCTTCCGGATCGGACGCGTCGCGTTCACGTTCGACGACCCGCACGACGCCGTGACGGCGGCTGCGCTGAGCTCGCCGGGCGATGTCGCCGTCGCGTTCTCGCACAGCGGCGCCACGCGCGAGGCCCTGGCCTTCCTCGCGACCGCCGGCAAGCACGGTGCCCGGACCGTCGCCGTGACGAACTCCGCCGAGTCGGCGCTCGCCCGGGCGGCGGACATCGTGCTCGTCACCTCGGTGCGCGAGACGCAGTTCCGGTCCGGGGCGATGGCCTCCCGGATCGCGCAGCTGATGATCGTCGACTGCATCTTCGTCGGCGTCGCCCAGCGCCGGTACGACCAGACCGTCGACGCCCTCAAGTCCACCTACGCAGCAGCCCAGGAGTTGCGCTCATGA